A DNA window from Paenibacillus andongensis contains the following coding sequences:
- a CDS encoding TetR/AcrR family transcriptional regulator yields the protein MDESNKRKTYTSELRNRQKEQTRDLIMESVTSIIAEGRIHNFSVQDVADRAGISYGSMYRHFSTREALLESLFAWSDEKLLSQVQIIPKTLDEIPETTQKKMVALEDYPEHAIATVRTLTAMNIIPESVLAKDEKFHKIITGELPSLDTDFARQAASVIRYLSSSVFWMHLTTRFGFGPDEYSSAVTWALETLIKDLKARNEEQS from the coding sequence ATGGATGAATCGAATAAGCGGAAAACCTATACCAGTGAATTAAGAAACAGACAGAAAGAACAAACTCGCGATCTTATCATGGAATCCGTAACTTCGATCATTGCCGAAGGGAGGATTCACAATTTTAGCGTTCAGGACGTAGCTGATCGCGCAGGTATTTCCTACGGATCCATGTACCGGCATTTCTCGACCCGAGAAGCACTACTTGAATCGTTATTTGCATGGTCGGATGAGAAACTTTTGAGTCAGGTTCAGATCATACCGAAGACACTGGATGAGATTCCGGAGACAACACAAAAAAAAATGGTTGCCCTTGAAGATTATCCGGAGCATGCTATTGCTACTGTTCGGACTTTGACGGCGATGAATATCATCCCCGAATCGGTTCTAGCTAAGGATGAAAAATTTCATAAGATTATAACAGGCGAATTGCCGTCCCTGGACACGGATTTTGCCCGTCAAGCAGCATCAGTTATCCGATATTTATCCAGCTCAGTGTTCTGGATGCACCTTACTACGAGGTTCGGGTTCGGCCCGGATGAGTACTCGTCCGCTGTAACCTGGGCTCTCGAAACGTTAATCAAAGATTTGAAGGCGAGAAATGAGGAACAATCGTAA
- a CDS encoding SDR family oxidoreductase, whose amino-acid sequence MYNHYDLYGPVHKGLCYSLSGICYQAGSVVIMNDQNLKSFIKEWRQIVVILERFILAFLYQADAIFLANALSPTETAQGLAAVEAAKRADVKKIVYLSVPMPEDSKHMPHFKSKIPVEEAIRQSGASFTILRPNNFFQNDYWYREAILHHRISAVDRFFQVESRRRKGYS is encoded by the coding sequence TTGTATAATCATTATGATCTTTATGGACCCGTGCACAAGGGGCTATGTTATTCGTTGAGTGGTATTTGTTATCAAGCAGGCTCGGTAGTCATTATGAATGACCAAAATTTGAAATCGTTTATTAAAGAATGGAGACAAATCGTTGTCATCTTGGAAAGATTCATTCTTGCATTCCTTTATCAAGCGGATGCCATTTTTCTGGCAAATGCTCTATCTCCAACGGAAACCGCTCAAGGTCTCGCGGCGGTGGAGGCGGCCAAAAGAGCCGACGTTAAGAAAATCGTGTATTTATCGGTGCCGATGCCGGAAGATTCCAAGCATATGCCCCATTTCAAAAGCAAGATTCCGGTTGAAGAGGCCATTCGTCAGTCCGGGGCATCATTTACCATTCTTCGTCCTAACAACTTCTTTCAGAACGATTACTGGTACCGGGAGGCGATTCTCCATCACCGGATATCCGCAGTCGATCGGTTCTTTCAGGTTGAATCGCGTAGACGTAAGGGATATAGCTGA